In Pontibacillus yanchengensis, the following are encoded in one genomic region:
- a CDS encoding biotin--[acetyl-CoA-carboxylase] ligase, whose translation MESTRGRLIELLSQVEEGYVSGQKLSEDLHISRPAVWKHMKELEKDGYGIEAAPRKGYRIISFPNKVSENTIQWGMKTNWLGQRLIHKSSVTSTQILAHQAAQEGAPHGTIVIADEQTNGRGRLNRSWHSHKGDGIWMSIVLRPTFEPYKSPQITLLAATVLAEVFKEYCGIKPQIKWPNDILTDSKKLAGILTELQAEQDQINYIILGMGINVNHPIETFPEEIRDKASSLKIESGEEWDLSSLIREIIQTFEKRYEEFIKDGFSKVKLRWEAFGYRIGEMVPIQTYQSSWKGRIMGIESDGALRVVNEEGKEQTLYSAEIQWGND comes from the coding sequence ATGGAATCCACAAGAGGAAGATTGATTGAACTATTATCTCAGGTAGAAGAAGGATATGTATCTGGTCAAAAGCTGTCCGAAGATCTCCATATTAGCAGACCAGCAGTTTGGAAGCATATGAAGGAACTAGAAAAAGATGGATATGGGATAGAAGCTGCTCCACGAAAAGGTTATCGAATTATTTCATTTCCAAATAAAGTGAGTGAGAATACGATTCAATGGGGGATGAAAACAAACTGGTTAGGTCAAAGACTTATTCATAAGTCATCTGTTACGTCCACCCAAATCCTAGCTCATCAAGCAGCTCAAGAAGGTGCACCTCATGGAACCATTGTAATTGCGGATGAGCAAACGAATGGAAGAGGTAGGTTAAATCGCTCGTGGCATTCCCATAAAGGGGATGGTATCTGGATGAGTATCGTCCTTCGTCCCACATTTGAGCCTTATAAATCACCACAAATCACATTGCTTGCAGCTACCGTTTTGGCGGAAGTGTTTAAAGAATACTGTGGAATCAAGCCTCAAATAAAATGGCCAAATGATATTTTAACTGATAGCAAGAAGTTAGCTGGCATATTGACAGAACTACAAGCTGAACAAGACCAAATTAATTACATCATCTTAGGGATGGGAATTAACGTAAACCATCCGATAGAAACCTTTCCAGAAGAAATAAGGGATAAAGCAAGTTCCCTGAAAATTGAGTCAGGGGAAGAATGGGATCTCTCAAGCTTAATTCGTGAAATCATTCAAACATTCGAGAAGAGATACGAAGAATTTATTAAAGATGGGTTCTCGAAAGTGAAATTACGGTGGGAGGCATTTGGCTACCGTATAGGTGAAATGGTACCTATTCAAACCTACCAATCATCATGGAAAGGAAGAATTATGGGTATTGAAAGTGATGGAGCATTACGTGTTGTAAATGAAGAGGGGAAGGAGCAAACCCTCTATTCAGCGGAGATACAATGGGGGAATGATTAA